TTTTATTTATCTACAGCTCTGATTTCCTCTGGCAGTATCATATCAAAAATTAACCAGACTTAATTCTGCTTAATTCAGAAGATCAGAAAATTCTAGTAGAATAGTAAGGTTATTTATCCTTCAAAAATGATTGGGTACTCCTACAGAATGGAGAGGGGcacaccactttttttttaaaagcagccacattttgttttagtttttcATGTGAGTCTCAAAAATGTTGTAGCTGCTTTAAAACAATGCTGATCCAAAGGCTTTTTGAATAGTCTTTTAAATCATTTTCAAAGTACAGTCACTTTTTATGAGATGGCAGCTGTCCaatgtgattaataaataaataatacaattataCTATCCAGGATACAAATGCAAAAGGGATGTTCTGAAATATTTCGGGGTCCAAGTACAATGATGGCTAACCATTTTGTCATAATGTGCCGAAAGTGCACACatactcataatgcaatgcacatGCAACCTCCTATGCCTTACTCCCCATGCATGACCCCCGCATGTGCCCCTTGTGCTCCCCACACATGTGCAGGCGATCCCCTGCACAAGCCCCCATAACCCCCTGGGCATGTGCGTCTATCCTGCTTGCATCCCGCCCCCCACACATGTGTGGCAGagacctgaaaaccagctggctggtgggaggagGGCGCGATGAGTTGAGCTGGGGTGACAGCTCAAATGCCtatagagagggctctgcatgccatctgtgacacatgtgccataggtttgccatcacgggtctagtatctaaaatttaaaaagttaaaacgTTTTTACTTGTGTTAGATTTTTGAACTCTGAGGAGCTATTAAGTTTCCTATTATTAATTTACTACTGTTTCCATTTAAGAGAAAGAGGGGATAAAATGCTATAATCTTGTTCTATAAAACTAAGAACGGGATGAATTATCTCAAAATGAGAAGCTTAAGTTTTATGCATTAATAGCTCTACTGCCTGACATGATAATAAATGAGACACTTATTTCCTGGCAATCCATAATATTAGCATTATTAGCAATTGAATTAGTCAAATATTAGAAAGCAAATTAATCATGAGTACAGCTTTCCCAAGTCTGGGAGCCTACAGATTTATTGCTCTCCTGGACTAAGAGTTAGTAGTGATAATTTTGAATGAATGGAAAATAATTATACAATGTGTtgacataatttttaaaatataaagttgAGCGATTCCTTAATTCTGTAAgatgttgttttgttatttttaaatgggAGAGCAGTTtggtaactttttaaaattagttttgaaAAAGATGAACTTCGTAAATTTACATAATTGTCTGTATTTCTTATGCAGGTTAAAGTTGTGAAGTTTTCTTATATGTGGACCATTAATAACTTCAGTTTCTGCCGAGAAGAAATGGGTGAAGTTTTAAAAAGTTCAACCTTTTCTTCAGGGCCAAATGATAAAATGAAATGGTAAGATATATGCATTAATTTCTTTTTGCCTTAAACATAAGAGATTCCATGAAAATATGTCTCCAGTTAGGGTACAATATCTTGTTAGAACAGTTGACAGAAAAGCTGTTAACTACTACCAGTCGCAATGACAGTCAGCACAGCTAAAGGCTGAAATATAATATGTCATACATATTGTAATATTGAAATATACTGCAGTGATTTCCAGCCTTTTCTCTGAAATGAAACTGTCAAGAAACTGAGCACACGGCACACAAAAGAAAAGGGCGGGGGGAAAGGAAAACCGCCCTCCATACCCACTGCAACCAATCACAGCATAGATTGCTTCACGCAAAACCAGCATTCTCAAATCAATGAgctagaactgtgtgttctgacTCAATCCCACTGTTCCAgctactgaatttaaatattgtaaCAGAAACACTGTGTAATCACTGAAAACAGTAGAAGATCACTGAATTGTGGGTTGGAAATGTACCCCTTTCCCTGTTATACAATATCTGACACCTTGGCCCAACCCAACATTAAGTAGTTAATATAAAAAGCTATGTACTTgatataaaaaaaattgttttgaaatCACCAGATTCAGATTTGACATTTCTTTCTAAAGCCTATAGAATGTGGTCTTTAATGGTGCAGTGTGGTGCAGATTTGGCtaataaatattcatttttttgtCTTTGCATATAAAGAACATATATTGTGTTAGGAAACACTGAATAGTTTTGCGTTTATACCAAACTAACATCTCATTTTTTGACTACTGAAACTGATAGGGCTCATATATTATGCTAAATCATATTTGGTTTAAACACAAATTGCTAAATAAACCAAAATAGCTGGTTGCTTAAGCAAATCTGAACTGGGAAGCCATGTTAATTTAGGGTAGCGCTCTGTGGCTTATTTAACTTTATGTGTAAATCAGGAattcttgtacattttattttaagtgcttaaaTTAGAGAGGTGTAAGAATATTTTCATGTAATTCCCTTGTTGTTTAGGTaacattaatatttttattatgatcCATTCCTTTTGCCTCTGAATGTGTGATGCTTTCTGAAAGCTTGGGATTATTATTATCCTGAGTGTTTTGAGGTGAGATGCAGGTTGAGTAGATCAGTAGTTATTATTTGAAATGTGTTTATATTTGGATTTTCTTACAAagcctggtttttttaaaatacatgagTTTTTAACATATACTGTAGATAGTTattgacttaacaacagttcatttattgaccattcaaagttataatggcactgaaaaaaacccttcagaCTTAAGTTCTTCAGACTTATGACTGTTAAAGCATCTTCATGGTCATATCTGGCATCTGGCAtatgtttatgatggttgcagtattcaaggatcatgtgatcaccttttgtaaccttctgacaagtaaagtcaatggcaaagccagattcacttaacaaccatgctactaagttaacaactgcaatgattcacttaacaactgtggcaagaaaggtggtaaaatgggacaaagctcactGTCTCACAtagcaacaaaaatttggattcaattgtggtcataagtcaaggactacctgtatttgcatACAGTTTCCATCGAGTAGCTTATGGAAATCAACATagattgtaattattatttttttagaaagTGAAAAAAGATGGAGATGGATTTTGTCACCTTTTTCTgcactttgtcccatattttaaagAGTCTTGTAAACTTTTATAGTGAATGCAAGTGTTGACAGGAAAAACATCAGATTTTTCCTTGTGTTGAGATATATATCAGATGTATTTTTTTCTAGAGGAGCTATTGTACTGTATATATCTTGCCTGAAATCTTGCCATTGAGGTAGCAGAGCAAGATTAGACTTGAAGATAAGTGAATAGCAGATGTGACACTAATCCACAATAGTTGAATATTTGAAGATTGCAACTTTGGTTGCCTGCTATTCAAAAACATTTTTGCAAAGTATCTATCTAAAAGAGAGCTATTTTATGATTCCTTGTACTAGACATTATTCTAGAACATTTGAAATACATTGCCCTGTAAGTCCTGACATAAATTTGTCTAGCCGAGGACAATTTTTATTGAGCATTGATGTATAACCCAGACTTCTTACATTTCAGGTGCCTGAGGGTAAACCCAAAAGGTTTAGATGATGAAAGCAAAGATTATCTTTCATTGTATTTACTTCTAGTTAGTTGTCCAAAAAGTGAAGTGAGAGCAAAATTTAAGTTTTCTCTGTTAAATGCAAAAAGAGAAGAAACGAAGGCAATGGGTaagtgtattttttaaattactctGATGTTGACTTTCAGTATGAGAAAGAAATACTTGGGCCTTTCCAAAGCCTGTCAAAAAGGTGAATTAAAATCTTCACTAATCTTCCTCATCTTTTTATTCCCTTAGAAATACTTAATGTTTATGGCAAATCAAACCTTTCAGAAAAGATTGTATACTAGGTTtccattgattttaaaaatatttttccttacttacttccctccctctctccttaacTTCTACTTTACAATAGCTGTCTTGAATTTTTAAGCTGATGTTTGTCTAGTTGACAGTACAggaaatttgtttatttaaattatgtgttccattttttaaaatattcacttTGTAAATAAGATTGGgaaagaatgatgatgatgatgcagtcTGTAAAACCTTTTACAGAAAAAGCTACTAACATCTGTAATTTCCATTTAATGAATATTTGTAGGATCTGTCAGTTTGTGACTACTGAGATGGCTAAACAATTGACTCCTTGATGTGTCTTACTTGAGGAGTATTAACAACCTGCTTCTGCATTCAAATCAAAGGACTGAATGAGGTCTCAGGTAAGCCAGGCAGCCTGCCGTCTGGGTTAAATGAGGCCTCATTCTGTCCTTTGATTTGTGTGCAGAATGCTGTTGATTGTCCTATTATGGggctttcttatttttctctccTGTTTCTTAAAATATACCAGCATAAATCAGTGGTGTTGACGCATTGTGCTCTGTGATGGACATACTCGGCTATTTGTAAGACCTATTGGTGGCTCATGAGTCTGCACATTGGATACAGTTACTAGGCTAGGTATTAAAATAACCATTTCATAGTCAAGAGCCTTTTCTCACTGGGTTTAGCTTCTCTACAACTGGCTCCCATCGGAATGCCATAGATTACTAGCAGATGAAAAATAACTTCACTGCTATTGTAACTTTCATTAACAgcagtattgttgttgttgtttttctaatATAGTGTTCCTCCACTTGACACCTTCCAGGTTTTGGTACCCAGACCAGGATTGTGACAGCTGATCTCCAGCTAAGTTGGAGAACAGTGGGGTAGAAAAGCCAGCACGGCCTTTGTAAAATGACTGTGTACAATTCATTTTCTAGATAACATGTTCACTACCTGACTAATCAACATCCAAATATTAGCAAATACTTTTAAGATTACAGGTAATTCTTGACATATAGCACttcagtatccccatggtcacatgatcaaaattcagatgcttggcaactgtctcatatttatgacggtagCCGTGTCCTGGGgttatgtgatcactttttgccttctgcccttctgacaagcaaagtcagtgggaaagccagattcagttaacaattatattacttacttaacaactgcaatgattcatttaaccactggcgtaagaaagataaaaaaatggggcagaactcacttaacaaatgtctcgcttagcaacagaaacattgagcacaattatttattttttgatttgatttgatttgatttgtatgctgcccctcttcgcagactcagggcgcctaacaacagtaataaaacagcatataataataatccaatactaaaaacagttaaaaacccattattataaaaaccaaacatacatacagacataccatgcataaaattgtaaaggcctagggggaaagagtatctcaattcccccatgcctggcggcagaggtgggttttaatcagcttacgaaaggcaaggagggtgggggcaattctgatctctggggggagttggttccagagggccggggctgccacagagaaggctcttcccctggctcccaccaagcgacattgtttagttgacgggacccagagaagacccactctgtgggacctaactggtcgctgggattcgtgcagcagaatcatGGTCGAAAGACGATGACtacctatatttttaaaagtcaccCTGGGTCTTTATAACCAAAAATATttatctctttattttatttctgtgttGGCGATTGAATCAAATGGCTGGTAATTTATATTAAACTATATTCAATGCTCAGCAGGTGGGGCAGTTTCTCAGCCAAAAATGTATTCATGGATACATTGATTGCTATTAATAATATAATGACTTCAGCTCAGTAGGAACCTTGGATTTCATTTCTcatctgtaattattttaaaatgtcttttaatTGAATATactcctgttttatttatttactactagAAAGCCAAAGAGCATATCGATTTGTTCAAGGCAAGGActggggttttaaaaaattcattcgaAGAGACTTTTTACTTGAGGAAACTAATGGTCTTTTACCAGATGACAAGCTTACGCTATTTTGTGAGGTAGGTAATCAATCTGtgctttttaaaatagaatattggTTTCCATGGCTATGAATGAGAAATGAGGAGagctttaaatgttaaatttatCCCTTCTGTATTAAAGAAACACCCTGATCAAAGGTTTGAGCTTAATGGTTCTCTTACGTATTTGATGCAAGTTCCATGTTCTATAAATAGGTTGCCCATTAGACACATTTAGCACAAAATTAAAAGAAGCCTTAGGAATAGTCCTGTGATTGATTTCTgtctgtcaatcaatcaatcaatcaatcacaggaATTCTCCAACTCCCTCTCCATCCTCATGCCACTGTTTGCATGttttaatgctttattttattCGACATTGCATTGGGATTTATCATTGGATCAAATTAGTTCTgcattgatatatttttaaatgaagtCCAATTGGATTACTCTTAAGTTTTTCTTGAATTGGGCCAGTACTCTTTACATTGGCTGGCAGTAGCTATTTTAAGAATTGTGTATTTTAGTAAACTATAGACCATATAATCTATTATTTGTGCAATTTGCTTGATCTCAATTATTGACTAATTTAAGATAAGCAtgatttttaaattagaattcacCAAAACAGAAAGGTTTATGTTCTGTAGGAGCATCTTTGTAAACTTAGCTTTTCTTTCTCAATTTTGTAACTTCTTTCAGTGCTTCAGCTCCTTGGATAGCTTAAACCACGGGCGTCAAACTCGCTGTGGCATGTTGCCATCacgtgattagattagattagatttattggatttatatgccgcccctctccgcagactcagggcggctcacaacaatggcaaaaacagtatatagtgacaaatccaatacccaccaatccaattacaattttaggttaagaaattcataaaaacaaccccaatatatataaaaaacaagcacacaatcaatcaaacaccaaaacaacatgggcaaggggagatgtttcatttcccccatgcctgatggcagaggtgggttttaaggagtttacgaaaggcaaggagggtgggggcaatcctaatctcaggggggagctggttccagagggtcggagcccccacagagaaggctcttcccctgggtcccaccagacgacgggacccgaagaaggtccactctgtgggacctaaccggtcactgggattcgtgcggcagaaggcggttccgaagatattctggtctggtgccatgaagggctttataggtcataaccaacactttgaattgtgaccggaaactgatcggcaaccaatgcagactgcggagtgttggagtaatatgggcatacttagagaagcccatgattgctctcgcagctgcattctgacaTTTCATGACCTATTTCCCATTCATGGAGCTGAGGCGGGCATGACCTGCACATGACACAACCAGCTTGTGGGCCGCCAGCTTGACACCCCTAGCTTAAATTGACCAGAACTTTGAATTATTTCCATAATGCATGTGTATTGATCATGGTGATCCCAGACCTTTCCTTATTAGTTTACCTACCAAGAAAATAGAGAACTATTATGGGATATGTTTTAAGAAGATGGAGTTTCTGACTCACAACTCTGATATGCTAGAATTAGTAATTGTGCAGTGGAACTGACAAAATTGTTTTTGTCAAAACAGTTGTGTTTTTTCATTACATTGATAATGTCCTGCATGACATTAGATGTTTAAAGATACTTCTGTAATTCTTCAGATTTAAATCCATTAACACTATTACAAAATTAAGATAACTTTTGTCAATGTTCCAAATGTTCATGAATATTTGAAAGAGTGAAATTactttatattaattttaaaaatccaattaatataaatgctCTGATGAAATAGATCATTGTCTTAAATCAATAAATCACTGTTAACTATGTTGGTAATCCAAAAAAGACTGCTTCTGATTTATCCAAAAGGAAACTAGTGAAGAAAGTTACAATCCCAGTACTAGTGAAGAAAGTTACAATCCCAGTACAATGAGTGTTAAATATGCTTTGGTTGATTATCACTGCTGCCGGGGACTGATTAGTGACTTAGGAAGACGATAGATGCTGCAACTGCTAATAAGTTTGCTTTGAACTTTGTATTTACAAGAAATAAGTGCAAAAATTTCTTGGCAATCTTACAACTTAATTATGTGCCATTATATTGTGCATGAAGAATAATTGAAATGTGGCCCTTGAGACTAAATGGTACAAATGTACTGCATCTTATTTCAGTTAGATAGACAGGCTAAATTAGCTCCATGATGCATTTGTTATGAATACAATTATTGCATTGATAAGTGGATGTAACAAAGCTGAATCTGAAAACATTCTCATGTTATACAATATTCCTGAATCAAACAGTTTGACTGCAAACCAAACTTGTTAGAGGTGGATGTTTAAAATGGACAAAGGCAAGGAGTGCATGCAACAGATGAAAGTCTGTTGTATTGCAGTGGCTTTGATGCATTGCTTCAGGAGCATCCATTCTTGCACTTTGTTTTCTTAACAAActgtggcatagtggttagagtgcagtactgcaggctaccgtTGCTGACTGCCGggtgactgcaatttggcaattcaaatctcatcaggctcaaagttgactcatccttctgaggtgggtaaaatgaggacccaaattgttgggggcaatatgctgactctaaactgcttagggagggctgtaaagcagtatataagtcttaagtgctattgctaactccgTTTGGAGCTTCAGTTATTGTTTGGAAACTGAACATAGTTAGCTACAAATAGTCCTTACTTAATGACGATTGGTTCAGCCACTGTTCAGATTTATTACAGCTGTAAATATGGAGACTTATGACCAGTCATCACACTTGTGTGTGTTGAAgaatcccatggtcacatgattgtaatTTGGGTACTTGTCAACTAACTTACAATTATAGTAATTGCAGCATCCTCGGGTTATGTAATTGCTCTTTGCAACTTTCATTACgagcttctgataagcaaagtcaatggaaaaatcGAATGTTGCAAATGGTGATTGTGACATTACATGCAACCATCATacaggattcacttaatgacagcAACCAGAACTGCTACAACTGCCATAGGTTGGTGCAGACACATGACTCACAGTTTACAGCCatatcacttagcaatggaatagCTGGTGCCCATTATCACTGTTAAATGAAGATTATCTGTAGCTCATTCTCATTGAAATGATTCTATGCTGCTGGGTCTTGAAAATCtggtatttagtgcaatataggCAAATTGTGGGGAGGAATATGGCAGGCAACCCGGAAGAAGAGCATTAACCCTTCATTTCCAATAATCTCAGATGAATACAGGTTACTGAAGGCAGAGAGGCTTTGTTGTGTGCACAGATGTTTGTAGATGTATGCATTTGATAGCAATCTGAATGCACATGCATTCAGGTAGCCATTGGCTTATtaccatttaatgaccattcaaagttacaacagacttTCAAAAAGCTACTTACACCCGTCTTTGAAGTTATGACTCTTGCCCCACATCGACATGACATGGTCACCGTAAGAACAGAAATTTAGTTCATTGTTTTTACTCCTGAAACAATAATTTAGGTTAGATTATTCTCCAAATTTTCAATATTTTAGCTACCAGAGATCTTAGTATATAAAATATAGTCTACTGTTGGGTATTGCCACTGTGAAATAACTTTTAAATTGCCTTTCTTGTTATGTTCCATTTTTATCAAAActtactattttttatttatttaaaccatatatattattctattttctcttgtATTAACTTAAAATACCTTGCTTAATCTGCATACAGTATAATAAGACATTAGCTGGGATAGGAATGGTAGTCTGGCATCCTTCTATACTAATCCGAGCTGCTAGATGATGTAATTCAGCAACTATAGGTTTCCTACTCTTCAGTTGCAGAACCCTTTTTGATATGTCTTATAAAAACATCTATTCTAGAAACTTGATTTCTAACttacatttaatttatatttaaatactTCCAATTCCATTCTGGATTTAAATTTAATGCAACAGGGTCCCCAACCCACGACCAACTACCAAGCTGTGAGCTGTTCAAAACCAAGCCATTCAAAGCAGCAGCAAGCATGTGGGCATCCCTCCTTCTGCAAGCAATGGGTGATTGCTCTCTTTATGTGAGTAGTAGGCACAAGTGCACACTGCTCATACAAGTGGAGCTGCGCCCATGTGTGTGTTTGCCCACCACCTGCGCAAAACCAAGCCCCCTCTGCCACCACACCTGTCTGtaaagctggaaaggttgggaaACTGTGATACAAgataatatattgtatatattgtgGTTAGGTTTCATTTGGAGCAGATTTCAAACGACGAcctaaaagaaatatttatctcTTACTTTTTCTTAATATTCTGAAAGTACATACATAAATATTGGTCAAATTGGTTTGTTGGTCTATTTTATTTTCGAGCTAAATATCATAATTTTGGGGTATTGGCAATGAAACCAATTGCCTAATGTATGCATTATTACCCTATGAAAGCCTTAACATTGCAgctattaatatattatttactgTTTTGATTAGGTAAGTGTGGTCCAAGACTCAGTGAATATATCAGGACTGTCCAGTACAAACACCTTAAAAGTACCTGAATGTCGACTAGCTGAAGATTTAGGCAACCTCTGGGAAACCACCAGATTCACAGATTGCAGCTTTTATGTAGGAGGGCAAGAGTTCAAAGCTCACAAATCTATCCTTGcaggtatctttttcttttgtcttgtttCATAGTTTTTGTTACAATCTTTACCTACTATTAACACTCAAGTCTCTCTTCCCACAGCTCGTTCACCTGTTTTTAATGCCATGTTTGAACATGAAATGGAGGAAAGCAAAAAGGTGAGTGGAATGCTGCTTTCATTTCTGTGGAATGACATCCCAAACAACCTAACCTCTGAATCAGGTGACAGAAACCAACCAGTCATTGCCCAGATGAAGCTATGCTCGCCCATCACTTGCAAAGCCCAGTTCCTAACAGGCCACGGACTGGTACCAATCTGCAACCCAGAGGTTAGGAGCCCTgggttaaataaaaaaacaaacaaactcatgGGCCAAAAAGTATCTAACAGTTTATTTGAACAATGCATTTAAAAATATACTATATAAAGTGTTGCAAATGTGTGACCCCTAAAATAAAATGGCAGTGCTTTTGGATATTGTGGATATTCATTTGCAATACATCGCATGTAGAGCCTTATAGCAACTGCTATATAATTGGCCTTTCTGGGTTGAATATGCCAATCTAAGGAT
This genomic window from Erythrolamprus reginae isolate rEryReg1 chromosome 1, rEryReg1.hap1, whole genome shotgun sequence contains:
- the SPOPL gene encoding speckle-type POZ protein-like: MSRVPTPSPSGEMSSGPVAESWCYTQVKVVKFSYMWTINNFSFCREEMGEVLKSSTFSSGPNDKMKWCLRVNPKGLDDESKDYLSLYLLLVSCPKSEVRAKFKFSLLNAKREETKAMESQRAYRFVQGKDWGFKKFIRRDFLLEETNGLLPDDKLTLFCEVSVVQDSVNISGLSSTNTLKVPECRLAEDLGNLWETTRFTDCSFYVGGQEFKAHKSILAARSPVFNAMFEHEMEESKKNCVEINDVDPDVFKEMMRFIYTGKAPNLENMADSLLAAADKYALERLKIMCEEALCSNLSVENVADILILADLHSAEQLKAQAIDFINRCSVLRQFGCKDAKNWNNSQATDITETAGWKSMVNSHPHLVAEAFRALASAQCPQFGIPRKRLKQS